The Ananas comosus cultivar F153 linkage group 4, ASM154086v1, whole genome shotgun sequence region TTTTGCGTTTTAATGGTGTCAGTGTGTTCGGCGATGTAATATCTGCTTCTTCATTATCGTACGTTACAGAATTGGTCTCCTGTAACgataaacatataaaaatttatgttaaaaattaaatcatatcaaattaaactacttttaatatatatatttatataaatatatagatcgACCCGAATTGTagcatcatatttaaatttagaattgcCACTTACCTCAATTAAAATTGACTTCTTCAAAAATCCATCAATCAGAGTTTTATCGCTGCTCAGTCTGTTCACTGTGTACACAGGCTTAGGATgattgatattattttcttttatccttATCTTGAATAGCAATGTTTTTCCCAAAAACTCATCAAGCTTTTCAGGTGCTTGACTCATGTCATCCGTCTGAGTAagaatatttattattagtatatacaaaaaataagaaacaactatatatatctatgatAAATAATACGCACTTACCATTAAAACTTGTTGGTTAGTTCTAGGCTATTCACACATCTGGACGATGAAATTCAGGCATAGTATATAGACAAAATCAGCTTCCACTTTGATCTTCCATTTGCTCCCAAGAGGAGAGATATCACGTATAGAATTATATCCATTTCCATATCCTGAGAACAATAAGatattcaagaaaaaaaaattaatacttgctttgtatttaagtaataaaataaaataatatattaattttaaaacatCAACATCtaagaactaaaaaaattagagataGAGCGatagtagaaaataaaaattatgaatataaaattacaCGAGTAGTGATAGTAGGAAAGTGACAtgcaatatttataataataattatctctactttaaagtggcattaaaatttaatagtattttCTACTAAAATTGCCACATTTTGTATGGAGTGAGAAGAGGAATTGGTGCATTTTCATTATTGATCTCGTACGTACCTCTGTCTTCTGTTCTCAGTTTCTCTTCTTGTTTATCTTGTTAGCTCTGTTGGTGGAAGAAAACAGAGAggaaaaatgatatttttataaaggATGGCTCGTGTCTGAATAAGTAAAGAACATAGGCTTCTTAATCAAAttcattaatttgatttaatttattcctctatatttaatatatttaatttaattagtataaaaatctataaaatttcctataatatattaattttatttcttatttactaTAATAATAAGTTGTATTGggaaatattaattaattattatttcctacatattataataattcgG contains the following coding sequences:
- the LOC109708738 gene encoding uncharacterized protein LOC109708738, which produces MSQAPEKLDEFLGKTLLFKIRIKENNINHPKPVYTVNRLSSDKTLIDGFLKKSILIEETNSVTYDNEEADITSPNTLTPLKRKNSTPGEDDFKQGEHQMSSNKQKIIIKKEKD